In one Bacteroidia bacterium genomic region, the following are encoded:
- a CDS encoding site-specific DNA-methyltransferase, translated as MISQVNVDPSWSFSQCSAKDTSYVTHAYYTYPARFIPQLVRRLIYEHGTEAQVLADPFMGSGTTIVEGLVSQKISIGVDINEIAFLVAQVKTTPLPSLKLVEVFTDLEKDLKKRLYTERAYFLQKSLESLKLHEKIDYWFRPAQKESLAIVLQRILEISDEPIRKFF; from the coding sequence ATGATTAGTCAAGTTAACGTAGATCCATCTTGGAGTTTTAGTCAATGTTCTGCCAAAGATACTTCCTACGTTACTCATGCATACTACACTTATCCTGCTAGATTCATTCCGCAGTTAGTTCGCCGCCTTATCTATGAACATGGCACAGAAGCACAAGTCTTAGCTGATCCGTTTATGGGAAGTGGAACTACAATTGTAGAAGGGCTAGTTAGCCAAAAAATAAGCATAGGGGTAGATATCAACGAAATCGCTTTTTTAGTAGCACAGGTTAAAACCACGCCTTTGCCCTCTTTGAAGTTAGTTGAAGTTTTTACTGATCTTGAAAAAGACCTCAAAAAACGCCTATACACTGAAAGAGCATATTTTTTACAAAAGTCCCTCGAATCACTCAAACTTCACGAAAAAATTGACTATTGGTTTAGACCTGCTCAAAAAGAAAGCTTGGCTATTGTATTACAAAGAATTTTAGAAATTTCTGATGAACCTATACGAAAATTTTTTTAG